One genomic window of Pieris rapae chromosome 15, ilPieRapa1.1, whole genome shotgun sequence includes the following:
- the LOC110994863 gene encoding zinc finger protein 33B, which produces MCFKESNDLINIYENCIYTASPCQSIRLASVIKDIFPIQKIFLQQACQYCIELILNIYTHLRRKKYIEGMLLNIIQHISIKLNSHSSLNNLHVKVELPAEKCNLHEENSNKENLNVNAIEDANSQELIFNTAENIYPMCFKVLKGDLKLHLRGHRKINRKLYTCDVCEYTTKCKTTLEGHINSKHLKSRPYICFCSKKFYTKSALAEHNKTHTHKKDIICEICGETFYYNKSLNNHLKLHSNDKTFECLVCNQRFVNKSRVNYHMKRKHGEKREICYVCGKKFVLQKELIRHKKLVHKYCDVVLNNQELFLDSLPR; this is translated from the exons atgtgttttaaagaaagtaatgacttgataaatatttatgaaaattgtatatatacagcGAGCCCATGTCAATCCATTAGACTAGCAAGtgtaataaaagatatttttccAATTCAA aaaatatttctacaaCAAGCTTGTCAATATTGCATTGAGTTGATTCTTAACATTTACACTCACCTAAGAAGGAAAAAGTACATTGAAGGGATGCTGCTGAATATTATACAgcatatttctataaaattaaatagccATTCATCTCTAAACAATCTTCATGTAAAAGTTGAATTACCTgctgaaaaatgtaatttacatgAGGAGAACtcaaacaaagaaaatttgaATGTTAATGCAATAGAAGATGCAAATAGTCaagaattaattttcaatactgCAGAAAACATATACCCTATGTGTTTTAAAGTACTAAAAGGAGATTTAAAACTTCATCTCAGGGGacacagaaaaataaacagaaaattgTATACTTGTGATGTATGTGAATATACTACAAAATGTAAGACAACATTAGAAGGTCATATTAATAGTAAACATTTGAAATCTAGACcatacatttgtttttgttctaaaaaattttatactaaaagtGCATTAGCAGAACACAATAAAACTCACACACATAAGAAAGATATAATTTGTGAAATTTGTGGAGAAACATTTTACTAtaacaaaagtttaaacaatcaTTTGAAGTTGCACTCAAATGACAAAACATTTGAGTGTCTAGTCTGTAATCAAAGATTTGTGAACAAGAGTCGTGTGAATTATCATATGAAAAGGAAACATGGAGAAAAAAGAGAGATATGTTATGTGTGTGGTAAGAAATTTGTTTTGCAGAAAGAATTGATACGGCATAAGAAATTGGTTCATAAATATTGTGATGTTGTTCTTAATAATCAAGAATTATTTCTAGATTCTTTGCCGAGgtga
- the LOC110994814 gene encoding zinc finger protein 91, with the protein MMETEADKELKIYSEIQRPNKYFFTTKCEIKDTLTSKDAVKFLLDGTLRLRVCKYCLNITQNLNELDEIIVVAGKCGLYEVTIKDIVASFYPVKVSGDTNFPNKICSDCLDRAIQCYLFTQQCEQAGRALHNYLEDLNEKFNKLDPMEPLKRRGKPKLYLNHNILNMEYKNVIDYAEPLINLINLNALPNDSELTDLECPKCWQVLPNITSLVNHEKSHLKSSWYYCKQCGKAFVKYTQLKKHKRNEHLQKFEDIKLEKKFTCKQCGISNESLSKHLLHVEKHSFTKTLGELIMNPKGNCAMCFNKAYNMVHLNETMHMHGGGAGLTGEKSISNIVTSVFPDITLHYSLEDKICKHCLNKLLTSYIFILNIRNNRNRLNECVSTMVENLKHVDENKNILIEINQNVVFPAISEDLLVKEGAEEFLEDEFRIPDSDTDSDAKSSHSTSTDDIIRDNPARKATKTYAKRVSINGFQQSVAIDKNFIIKTNERKQKCLKKRLQKFTCPLCYRHFVSDYFLKKHVIKHVYETTQCNLCNNKFKSNFDCTEHKKVVHILNLKTFTSCGICGRSFSNMDKLKNHSKKHSFVECPLCNKIFKSQLFFARHMVRHQMKFNSNRKHIETCSFCERDYSNENELSLHVNKFHLQIKPYNCDMCEKQFYTELNLRSHKKLHNVKSREECTFCHKTFMCRKSLVIHLRKHIDIKPHYCPVCSKSFYSESSMKRHMKKLHGGRYCCRICRHIVNSNIDLKNHLKVAHTYKQLS; encoded by the exons ATGATGGAGACTGAAGCTGACAAggaattaaagatatattcaGAAATACAGAGAccgaacaaatatttttttaccacaAAATGCGAAATTAAAGACACACTAACTTCGAAAGATGCCGTTAAATTTCTTCTTGATGGCACTTTAAGATTGCGAGTGtgcaaatattgtttaaatattactcaaaatttaaatgaactagatgaaataattgtagtgGCGGGAAAATGCGGGCTTTATGAAGTCactattaaagatattgtAGCCAGTTTTTATCCTGTCAAG GTTAGCGGTGATACAAattttccaaataagatatgtAGTGACTGCTTAGATAGAGCTATTCAATGCTACCTTTTCACCCAGCAATGTGAACAAGCTGGGAGGGCCTTACATAATTACTTAGAagatttaaatgaaaagtttaataaactaGATCCAATGGAGCCTCTAAAAAGGCGTGGAAAGCCTAAACTTTATCTTAAtcacaatattcttaatatggaatataaaaatgttatagatTATGCGGAACCTCTTATAAATCTGATAAATTTGAATGCTCTTCCTAATGATTCAGAACTGACTGACTTAGAATGTCCAAAATGCTGGCAAGTGCTTCCAAATATAACATCTCTAGTAAACCATGAAAAGTCTCATCTAAAATCTAGTtggtattattgtaaacagtGTGGAAAGGCTTTTGTTAAATACACCCAATTAAAGAAACACAAACGAAATGAGcatttacaaaaatttgaaGATatcaaattagaaaaaaaattcacatGTAAACAGTGTGGTATATCTAATGAGTCACTATCAAAACATTTACTACATGTAGAAAAACATAGTTTTACAAAGACATTGGGTGAATTGATTATGAATCCAAAAGGAAATTGTGCAATGTGCTTTAATAAGGCTTACAATATGGTTCATCTTAATGAGACTATGCATATGCATGGTGGTGGAGCTGGTCTAACAGGAGAGAAAAGTATTTCTAATATTGTTACTTCAGTGTTTCCAGAT ATTACATTACACTACTCTCTTGaagataaaatttgtaaacattGTCTAAATAAACTTCTAACTTCGTACAtctttatactaaatattagaaataatagaaatagacTTAATGAATGTGTAAGTACTATGGTAGAAAACTTAAAGCATgttgatgaaaataaaaatattttgattgaaattaACCAGAATGTAGTTTTCCCGGCAATTAGTGAAGACTTACTAGTAAAAGAGGGTGCGGAAGAATTTTTGGAAGATGAGTTTAGGATTCCCGATTCAGATACTGATAGTGATGCTAAGAGCAGCCATAGTACGTCAACAGATGACATAATTAGAGATAATCCAGCTCGTAAAGCCACCAAAACATATGCGAAAAGAGTTTCCATAAATGGATTTCAACAATCAGTGgctattgataaaaattttattataaaaacaaatgaaagaaaacaaaagtgTCTCAAAAAACGcttacaaaaatttacatgCCCTCTATGTTATAGACACTTTGTGTcagattattttcttaaaaagcaTGTTATAAAGCATGTTTATGAAACAACACAGTGTAATTTATGCAACAATAAGTTTAAATCTAACTTTGACTGTACAGAACATAAAAAAGTTGTTCACATactcaatttaaaaacatttaccaGTTGTGGCATTTGTGGCAGATCATTTTCAAACATGGacaaattgaaaaatcattccaaaaaacattcatttgtAGAATGCCCActgtgtaataaaattttcaagtcTCAACTATTTTTTGCTAGGCATATGGTAAGACATCAGATGAAATTCAACAGTAATAGAAAGCATATTGAGACTTGTAGTTTTTGTGAAAGAGATTattcaaatgaaaatgaaCTCTCACTACATGTAAACAAGTTCCACCTCCAAATAAAACCTTATAATTGTGATATGTGTGAAAAGCAGTTTTACACAGAACTTAATTTACGAAGTCATAAAAAATTGCACAATGTTAAATCCAGAGAAGAGTGCACATTTTGTCATAAAACATTCATGTGTAGAAAATCACTTGTTATTCatttaagaaaacatattGACATTAAGCCTCATTATTGTCCAGTGTGttcaaaatctttttatagtGAGTCAAGTATGAAACGTCATATGAAAAAATTGCATGGAGGAAGATATTGCTGCAGAATATGTAGACATATAGTTAATAGCaacattgatttaaaaaatcatttaaaagtaGCTCATACTTATAAGCAATTaagttaa